The Euphorbia lathyris chromosome 8, ddEupLath1.1, whole genome shotgun sequence genome has a window encoding:
- the LOC136202216 gene encoding receptor-like protein 56 produces the protein MFFPFQQLTTLSLGHIEGCVHNQGFDRLSTLQNLESLDLSGNYNMDNSILSSIHSISSLKSLYLNDTNLNSTTDIQWLSKLGNLEVLGLRDNNFNNSILSCLAKLSSLKALDLSRNGLEGRIDFQGLSKLGNLEVLGLRDNNFNNSILSCLAKLSSLKALDLSRNGLEGRIDFQGFSNLKNLEYLDISYNALHNSILKDIEKMISLKTLRLSDCRLNGILPTSKGLCNLRNLEQLDLRYNKLSGMLPRIISLEVYLLLGVLPLYGCRNFQAIYYKFHYH, from the exons GTTTTGATAGATTATCAACACTTCAAAACTTGGAGTCTCTTGATTTAAGTGGCAATTATAATATGGATAACAGCATCCTATCATCTATCCATAGTATTTCATCTTTAAAATCATTATATTTAAATGACACTAATTTGAACTCGACCACTGATATTCAAT GGTTATCAAAACTTGGCAATTTGGAGGTTCTTGGTTTAAGGGACAACAACTTCAACAACAGTATATTGTCGTGTTTAGCTAAGCTTTCATCTCTAAAGGCACTGGATTTGTCTCGGAATGGATtggaaggaagaattgattttcAAG GGCTATCAAAACTTGGCAATTTGGAGGTTCTTGGTTTAAGGGACAACAACTTCAACAACAGTATATTGTCGTGTTTAGCTAAGCTTTCATCTCTAAAGGCACTGGATTTGTCTCGGAATGGATtggaaggaagaattgattttcAAG GATTTTCCAATTTAAAAAACTTGGAATATCTGGACATAAGTTATAATGCTCTCCACAATAGCATTTTAAAAGATATTGAAAAGATGATATCTCTCAAGACTTTAAGATTGTCTGATTGCAGATTGAATGGCATTTTACCTACCAGTAAAG GTCTTTGCAATTTAAGAAATTTGGAGCAGCTCGATCTTCGCTACAACAAACTCAGTGGGATGTTGCCGAGAATCATTTCATTGGAAGTATACCTGCTTTTAGGAGTCTTACCTCTTTACGGGTGTCGGAATTTTCAAGCAATCTATTACAAGTTCCATTATCACTAG